The following are from one region of the Pseudazoarcus pumilus genome:
- a CDS encoding cupin domain-containing protein, giving the protein MLLKKASERDFAPTDYADVERALFRNKDTGGRSSVVRMREGTRVPRHVHLGSEEVVVLAGRVRIGGTEMEAGDYLYTEPGEEHDVLALTDALVFVSSEKATPVVE; this is encoded by the coding sequence ATGCTTCTGAAGAAGGCCAGCGAGCGCGATTTCGCGCCAACGGATTATGCGGACGTCGAGCGTGCCCTGTTCCGTAACAAGGACACCGGCGGTCGCTCGTCGGTGGTGCGCATGCGCGAGGGCACGCGCGTGCCACGCCATGTGCACCTGGGTTCGGAAGAGGTCGTGGTGCTCGCCGGACGGGTGCGCATCGGCGGCACCGAAATGGAAGCCGGTGACTATCTGTACACCGAGCCGGGCGAAGAGCACGATGTGCTCGCGCTGACTGATGCGCTGGTGTTCGTGTCGTCGGAGAAGGCCACGCCGGTCGTGGAATGA
- a CDS encoding SdiA-regulated domain-containing protein, whose product MHRRTRNLTIAAVALAVLAVAAWQYRLAGFAWYWTAMQLDADSRESRGVWLPAYRVAVEARPIGGVEDDASGLTFSERTGTLFAVINSPPQIVELDTDGQVLRRIVLHGANDPEGITHVRDDVFVVTDEREHQLYRIRIGPDTEAVDLTDAPRLGLALKARWNRGLEGVSWDSANHRLYVTQEKAPLRVLAVSGLKEILDGTAFDLQIVEWRPSSFAGLFLRDLSALSLHEATGHLLLLSDESALIVEYDSDGRPVSMLPMWGGWHGLSARVPQAEGLAVGPDGAIYVLSEPNLFYRFERETKAAWAQ is encoded by the coding sequence ATGCATCGAAGAACGAGGAATCTGACCATCGCCGCCGTGGCGCTGGCCGTGCTGGCCGTTGCGGCATGGCAGTACAGGCTGGCGGGCTTCGCGTGGTACTGGACGGCCATGCAGCTCGATGCCGATTCGCGCGAATCCCGCGGCGTATGGCTTCCCGCCTACCGCGTGGCGGTCGAGGCGCGGCCCATCGGCGGCGTCGAGGACGACGCCTCGGGCCTGACCTTCAGCGAGCGCACCGGCACCTTGTTCGCGGTGATCAACTCGCCGCCGCAGATCGTCGAGCTCGACACCGACGGTCAGGTGCTGCGCCGCATCGTGTTGCACGGCGCGAACGACCCGGAAGGCATCACCCACGTGCGCGACGACGTCTTCGTCGTCACCGACGAGCGCGAACACCAGCTCTACCGAATCCGCATCGGCCCGGACACCGAGGCCGTGGATCTGACCGATGCCCCGCGCCTCGGTCTGGCGCTCAAGGCGCGCTGGAATCGCGGACTCGAAGGCGTGTCGTGGGACAGCGCCAACCACCGCCTCTACGTCACGCAGGAAAAGGCCCCGTTGCGCGTGCTCGCCGTCTCGGGCCTCAAGGAGATTCTCGACGGCACGGCCTTCGACCTGCAGATCGTCGAATGGCGCCCGTCGAGCTTCGCCGGCCTGTTCCTGCGCGACCTGTCGGCGCTCAGCCTGCACGAAGCCACCGGCCACCTGCTGCTGCTCAGCGACGAATCGGCCCTGATCGTCGAATACGACTCCGACGGCCGCCCCGTCAGCATGTTGCCGATGTGGGGTGGCTGGCACGGCCTGAGCGCGCGCGTGCCACAGGCCGAAGGGCTGGCCGTCGGGCCCGACGGCGCCATCTACGTGCTCTCCGAGCCCAATCTGTTCTACCGTTTCGAGCGCGAGACCAAGGCCGCGTGGGCGCAGTAG
- the aceA gene encoding isocitrate lyase, producing the protein MTPTREQQIAALEKDWATNPRWKGIKRPYSAADVVRLRGSIQPESTLARVGAEKLWRLVTESPYVNCLGSLTGGQAMQQVKAGVKAIYLSGWQVAADNNTYGAMYPDQSLYPVNSVPQVVEAINNTFQRADQIQWSKNINPGDPGYVDYFAPIVADAEAGFGGVLNAFELMKAMIRAGAGGVHWEDQLSSVKKCGHLGGKVLLPTNEANQKLIAARLAADVMGVPTLVIARTDAEAADLLTSDHDPNDQPFVTGERTPEGFYRTKKGFEQAVSRAVAYAEYADMVWCETGTPDLQFARRFAEAVRAVHPDKMLAYNCSPSFNWKKNLNDATIAKFQRELGAMGYKYQFITLAGIHSMWFNAFDLAQDYAERGMTAYVEKVQEPEFAARERGYTFVSHQQEVGTGYFDDVTTVIQGGVSSVTALKGSTEEDQFH; encoded by the coding sequence ATGACCCCGACACGAGAACAGCAAATCGCCGCCCTGGAGAAGGACTGGGCCACCAATCCCCGCTGGAAGGGCATCAAGCGCCCGTACTCGGCCGCCGACGTGGTGCGTCTGCGCGGCTCGATCCAGCCCGAGAGCACGCTCGCCCGTGTCGGGGCGGAAAAGCTGTGGCGTCTCGTCACCGAATCCCCGTACGTGAACTGCCTCGGTTCGCTCACCGGCGGCCAGGCCATGCAGCAGGTCAAGGCCGGCGTGAAGGCCATCTACCTGTCCGGCTGGCAGGTCGCCGCCGACAACAACACCTACGGCGCGATGTACCCGGACCAGTCGCTGTACCCGGTCAATTCCGTGCCGCAGGTGGTCGAGGCCATCAACAACACCTTCCAGCGTGCCGACCAGATCCAGTGGTCCAAGAACATCAATCCGGGCGACCCGGGCTACGTGGACTACTTCGCGCCCATCGTCGCCGATGCCGAGGCCGGCTTCGGTGGCGTGCTCAATGCCTTCGAACTGATGAAGGCCATGATCCGTGCCGGTGCTGGCGGGGTGCACTGGGAAGACCAGCTCTCATCGGTCAAGAAGTGCGGGCATCTGGGCGGCAAGGTGCTGCTGCCTACCAACGAGGCCAACCAGAAGCTCATCGCCGCGCGCCTGGCCGCCGACGTGATGGGCGTGCCGACGCTGGTCATCGCCCGTACCGATGCCGAGGCCGCCGACCTGCTGACCAGCGACCACGACCCCAATGACCAGCCCTTCGTCACCGGCGAGCGCACGCCCGAGGGCTTCTACCGCACCAAGAAGGGATTCGAGCAGGCGGTGTCGCGCGCCGTGGCCTATGCCGAGTACGCCGACATGGTGTGGTGCGAGACCGGCACCCCGGATCTGCAGTTCGCGCGGCGTTTCGCCGAAGCCGTGCGCGCCGTGCATCCGGACAAGATGCTGGCCTACAACTGCTCGCCGTCGTTCAACTGGAAGAAGAACCTAAATGACGCGACCATCGCCAAATTCCAGCGCGAACTCGGTGCGATGGGCTACAAGTACCAGTTCATCACGCTCGCCGGCATCCACTCGATGTGGTTCAACGCCTTCGATCTGGCGCAGGACTACGCCGAGCGCGGCATGACCGCCTATGTCGAAAAAGTGCAGGAACCCGAGTTCGCGGCACGCGAAAGAGGTTACACTTTTGTTTCACATCAGCAGGAAGTGGGCACGGGTTACTTCGATGACGTAACCACAGTGATCCAGGGGGGTGTCTCCAGCGTGACTGCGCTGAAGGGCTCCACCGAGGAAGACCAGTTCCACTGA
- the ada gene encoding bifunctional DNA-binding transcriptional regulator/O6-methylguanine-DNA methyltransferase Ada: MNARNQPPPDPDRDDDCWSAVCTRDARADGHFVYAVRTTGVYCRPSCGARTPRRENVVFHASPAAAEAAGFRACRRCRPDRPDSQDAARVAAVCRHIDAAETLPPLAELARVAGIGPAQLRRVFRAATGLTPRAWGQARRAARLREALDAGAGVTTAVFDAGYESSGRFYAEAHRVLGMTPRQWRDGGHGTTIRFAIGQCWLGAILVAATSRGLCAVLLGDEADALVRELQDRFPRAELCGGDADFEQVVAQVVGFVETPQRGLDLPLDLRGTAFQLRVWQALRDVPAGTTVSYSELARRIGAPAAVRAVAGACAANALAVAIPCHRAVRLDGDPSGYRWGVARKRALIAREAGTSPLE; this comes from the coding sequence ATGAACGCGCGAAACCAACCGCCCCCTGACCCGGACCGCGACGACGATTGCTGGAGCGCCGTCTGCACGCGTGACGCACGCGCCGACGGGCATTTCGTCTACGCCGTGCGCACCACCGGCGTGTATTGCCGGCCGTCGTGCGGCGCACGTACACCGCGACGCGAGAACGTCGTGTTTCACGCCTCGCCCGCGGCGGCCGAGGCGGCCGGCTTCCGTGCATGCAGGCGTTGCAGGCCGGATCGGCCGGATTCGCAGGATGCGGCGCGGGTCGCTGCCGTGTGCCGGCACATCGACGCGGCCGAGACGCTGCCACCGCTGGCCGAACTGGCGCGCGTGGCCGGCATCGGCCCGGCGCAACTGCGCCGCGTGTTTCGCGCGGCGACCGGGCTGACGCCCAGGGCGTGGGGCCAGGCGCGACGCGCGGCGCGGCTGCGCGAGGCGCTGGACGCGGGCGCGGGCGTCACCACGGCCGTGTTCGACGCCGGTTACGAATCGAGCGGGCGTTTCTATGCCGAGGCGCATCGCGTGCTCGGCATGACGCCGCGACAATGGCGCGATGGCGGCCACGGCACGACCATCCGCTTCGCCATCGGTCAATGCTGGCTGGGCGCGATTCTGGTTGCGGCGACCTCGCGCGGACTGTGCGCCGTGCTGCTCGGCGACGAAGCCGACGCGCTGGTGCGCGAGTTGCAGGATCGCTTCCCGCGTGCCGAGCTGTGCGGCGGCGACGCCGATTTCGAGCAGGTGGTGGCGCAGGTCGTCGGCTTCGTCGAGACGCCGCAACGCGGGCTCGATCTGCCGCTGGATTTGCGCGGCACGGCCTTCCAGTTGCGCGTGTGGCAGGCGCTGCGCGACGTGCCGGCCGGCACAACCGTCAGCTACAGCGAACTGGCCCGGCGCATCGGCGCACCAGCGGCGGTGCGTGCCGTGGCCGGGGCCTGTGCGGCGAACGCGCTGGCGGTGGCCATTCCGTGCCATCGCGCGGTGCGACTGGACGGCGACCCGTCCGGCTATCGTTGGGGCGTGGCGCGCAAGCGCGCGCTGATTGCGCGCGAAGCCGGAACGTCACCGCTCGAGTGA
- a CDS encoding ABC transporter ATP-binding protein: protein MNDKHLELDGVSIGALESVSLCVRPGEVVCLSGVSGSGKTRLLRAIADLDAHRGRVALGGRGQHEMSGHAWRAQVMMVPAESQWWFETVGEHFAAISSAGLAALGFEDGAMDWQISRLSSGEKQRLALLRAVARRPHALLLDEPTANLDDATTQRVERWLGQLAAERGWPLVWVAHDAEQIRRVADRHYRIAGSGLERVE, encoded by the coding sequence ATGAACGACAAACACCTCGAACTCGATGGTGTCTCCATCGGTGCGCTGGAGAGCGTTTCGCTCTGCGTCCGGCCGGGGGAGGTCGTCTGCCTGTCGGGTGTGTCCGGCTCGGGCAAGACGCGGCTGCTGCGCGCCATTGCCGACCTCGATGCCCACAGAGGGCGCGTCGCGCTCGGCGGTCGAGGCCAGCACGAGATGAGCGGCCACGCCTGGCGTGCGCAGGTGATGATGGTGCCCGCCGAGAGCCAGTGGTGGTTCGAAACGGTGGGCGAGCACTTCGCCGCCATTTCGTCGGCCGGACTGGCGGCCCTGGGTTTCGAGGACGGCGCGATGGACTGGCAGATCAGCCGTCTGTCATCCGGCGAGAAGCAACGTCTCGCGCTGCTGCGCGCGGTTGCCCGCAGGCCGCATGCGCTGCTGCTCGACGAGCCCACGGCCAACCTCGACGATGCCACCACGCAACGCGTGGAACGGTGGCTCGGGCAGCTCGCCGCGGAGCGCGGCTGGCCGCTGGTGTGGGTCGCCCACGATGCCGAGCAGATCCGACGCGTGGCGGACCGCCACTACCGCATCGCCGGCAGCGGGCTGGAGCGCGTCGAATGA
- the fliD gene encoding flagellar filament capping protein FliD — MDIDLAIFRLNALSTLVAGGGAGGQGGAGNTDFLHTLLSARNAISSAPAAAGGATQSLFGSESARATALLAQLESSNAAFLQRYNARVSEIGDEAQVLTQLRARVTELGSASQGLANFSPSSADADIKSALQSFIARYNAWDAEFDPYFERGGKLEGNPAGDMARFSLRREVGSIFHGAGNGGFEQGLTDMGVQVTPDGQLKLDEAAFDAALGAHRSAAVQTLNNVATAFSDVATMLASDGHLLDRRIDNATRAVNWAASYQDSVEAEFGPGALGNRLRG, encoded by the coding sequence ATGGATATCGATCTCGCCATTTTCCGCCTCAATGCGCTCAGCACCCTCGTTGCCGGCGGTGGGGCAGGCGGGCAGGGTGGCGCGGGCAACACCGATTTTCTCCATACGCTGCTCAGTGCCCGCAACGCGATCTCGTCCGCCCCGGCGGCGGCCGGTGGCGCCACGCAAAGCCTGTTCGGCAGCGAATCGGCGCGTGCAACGGCGCTGCTGGCGCAACTGGAATCGAGCAACGCCGCATTCCTGCAGCGCTACAACGCCCGCGTGTCCGAGATCGGTGACGAAGCCCAGGTGCTGACGCAGTTGCGCGCCCGCGTGACCGAGCTGGGCTCGGCGAGCCAGGGGCTGGCGAATTTCAGCCCATCGAGTGCCGACGCGGACATCAAGTCCGCGCTGCAATCCTTCATCGCCCGCTACAACGCCTGGGATGCCGAGTTCGACCCGTATTTCGAGCGCGGCGGCAAGCTCGAAGGCAACCCGGCCGGCGACATGGCCCGCTTCTCGCTGCGCCGCGAAGTCGGCTCCATCTTCCATGGCGCCGGCAACGGCGGCTTCGAGCAGGGCCTGACCGACATGGGCGTGCAGGTCACCCCGGACGGCCAGCTCAAGCTCGACGAAGCCGCCTTCGACGCCGCGCTCGGTGCCCACCGGAGCGCCGCCGTGCAGACGCTGAACAATGTCGCCACCGCCTTCAGCGATGTGGCCACGATGCTCGCTTCCGACGGCCATCTGCTCGACCGCCGCATCGACAACGCCACACGCGCCGTCAACTGGGCTGCCAGCTATCAGGACAGTGTGGAAGCCGAGTTCGGCCCCGGCGCGCTCGGCAATCGCCTGCGCGGATAG
- a CDS encoding ABC transporter permease: MNVIELSWWELGLAALLVLALAACAHWARLGMSTSLIVAAVRTVVQLALVGLVLEVLFSVAALQWVALMACVMLLVAGREVMARQKRRLVGGWTFGIGTLSMFLSSFTVTILALVVVIGPEPWYTPQYAIPLLGMMLGNTMTGVALGLDRLTDTVWRQRAVIEARLMLGESWNEAIADIRRDAIRSGLIPIVNAMAAAGVVSLPGMMTGQILAGSPPALAVKYQILVMFAITVGTGFGTLAAVAAGSRRLFDERERLRVDRLTAATDANNGAR, encoded by the coding sequence ATGAACGTCATCGAGCTGTCGTGGTGGGAACTCGGCCTGGCCGCGCTGCTCGTGCTGGCGCTCGCCGCATGCGCGCACTGGGCGCGCCTGGGGATGAGCACAAGCCTGATCGTCGCGGCGGTGCGCACGGTGGTCCAGCTCGCGCTCGTCGGCCTCGTGCTCGAAGTGCTGTTCTCGGTGGCCGCGCTGCAATGGGTTGCGCTGATGGCGTGCGTGATGCTGCTCGTTGCCGGGCGCGAAGTCATGGCGCGGCAGAAGCGGCGACTCGTCGGTGGCTGGACATTCGGCATCGGTACGCTGTCGATGTTTCTGTCCTCGTTCACGGTGACCATTCTCGCGCTGGTGGTCGTGATCGGCCCCGAGCCCTGGTACACGCCGCAGTACGCGATCCCCTTGCTCGGCATGATGCTCGGCAACACGATGACCGGCGTCGCGCTCGGCCTCGACCGCCTCACCGACACCGTGTGGCGCCAGCGTGCCGTCATCGAGGCCCGCCTGATGCTCGGCGAGTCCTGGAACGAAGCCATCGCGGATATCCGCCGCGACGCCATCCGCAGTGGCCTCATCCCGATCGTCAACGCGATGGCCGCAGCAGGGGTGGTCAGCCTGCCCGGCATGATGACCGGCCAGATCCTGGCCGGCAGCCCGCCCGCGCTCGCGGTGAAGTACCAGATCCTCGTGATGTTCGCGATCACCGTCGGCACCGGCTTCGGCACGCTGGCCGCCGTCGCGGCCGGCAGCCGGCGGCTGTTCGACGAGCGCGAGCGACTGCGGGTGGATCGCCTGACGGCCGCGACGGACGCGAACAACGGAGCACGGTGA
- a CDS encoding bifunctional alpha/beta hydrolase/OsmC family protein, with product MQSLKFEFPGHDGSLLAARLDRPAGTPRAWVLFAHCFTCGKDIFAASRISAALVDCGFAVLRFDFTGLGMSEGEFANTSFSSNVADLVCAADHLRSHHRAPSVLVGHSLGGAAVLAAARRIDEVRAVVTIGAPAEPVHATHQFGEHVETIRSRGALEVDLGGRPFTITREFLEDLEATRIRDTVSHLGRALLVMHAPRDEIVDIDQARRIYETARHPKSFVSLDSADHLLRRREDATYAARVIAVWAERYLPAAPEVAPLEEGLVEVVQSDVEGFTSTVRAGRHTQIADEPQAMGGADLGPSPYDYLLASLGACTAMTLRMYARRKKLPLEEVSVQLRHRRVHAEDCAECEDKSGQLTEITREIRITGDLDADQRARLLEIADKCPVHRTLSERIRIVSELVD from the coding sequence ATGCAAAGTCTCAAGTTCGAATTCCCCGGCCACGACGGCAGCTTGCTTGCCGCTCGGCTGGACCGGCCTGCGGGCACGCCGCGCGCGTGGGTGCTGTTCGCCCATTGCTTCACCTGCGGCAAGGACATCTTCGCCGCCTCGCGCATCAGCGCCGCGCTGGTTGATTGCGGCTTTGCCGTGCTGCGCTTCGACTTCACCGGGTTGGGCATGAGCGAGGGCGAGTTCGCCAACACCAGCTTCAGCTCCAACGTGGCCGACCTGGTGTGCGCCGCCGACCACCTGCGCAGCCACCATCGCGCGCCGTCCGTGCTGGTGGGCCACAGCCTTGGGGGTGCGGCGGTGCTGGCGGCAGCGCGACGCATCGACGAGGTGCGCGCGGTGGTGACCATCGGCGCGCCGGCCGAGCCGGTGCACGCCACCCACCAGTTCGGCGAACACGTCGAGACCATTCGCTCGCGTGGTGCGCTCGAGGTGGATCTGGGCGGGCGGCCGTTCACGATCACGCGCGAATTCCTCGAAGACCTGGAAGCCACGCGCATCCGCGACACCGTCTCGCATCTGGGGCGTGCGCTGCTGGTGATGCACGCGCCGCGCGACGAGATCGTGGACATCGACCAGGCACGGCGCATCTACGAGACCGCGCGCCATCCCAAGAGCTTCGTGTCGCTGGATTCGGCCGACCACCTGCTGCGCCGGCGCGAGGACGCCACCTACGCCGCGCGCGTCATCGCGGTGTGGGCCGAGCGCTATCTTCCAGCCGCGCCGGAAGTGGCGCCGCTGGAAGAGGGCCTTGTCGAAGTCGTGCAATCGGATGTGGAGGGCTTCACCAGCACCGTGCGTGCCGGCCGTCACACGCAGATCGCCGACGAGCCCCAGGCGATGGGCGGGGCCGATCTGGGGCCGTCGCCCTACGACTACCTGCTCGCCAGCCTGGGCGCGTGCACGGCGATGACGTTGCGCATGTACGCGCGTCGCAAGAAGCTGCCTCTGGAGGAAGTCAGCGTGCAGCTTCGCCATCGCCGCGTCCATGCCGAAGACTGCGCCGAGTGCGAGGACAAGAGCGGCCAGCTCACCGAGATCACGCGCGAGATCCGCATCACCGGCGATCTCGACGCCGACCAGCGCGCGCGCCTGCTCGAGATCGCCGACAAATGCCCGGTGCACCGCACGCTCAGCGAGCGCATCCGCATCGTGTCCGAACTGGTCGACTGA
- a CDS encoding efflux RND transporter periplasmic adaptor subunit, producing the protein MALFSRALARRTVLLGALSLLAPFTHAERPRVVLGDVERGPLIEEIALNGTATAQRRSDVSVSIAGLVAERTADTGERISQGDLLLRLDDELAKLEHDSVRAQVREAESRLAEARRLLEEGRSARGGRVIATTEVERRSSEVDISGSALARARAEEALQAARLRRHELHAPFDAIVAARRVDAGQWVQPGDAVFTLVNVDDLLLDFQVPQHALHLLGDSARLLVDRPDGEPMPTEIATWLPVADARARTFLLRARPPEAARIVPGMSVSATLRLVRDEDMLSISRDAINRYPDGRVTVWIAEPTDEDDVFEVREQRITEAGSAEGRVFVADGLEGDERIVTRGNESLQPGAEVVATDD; encoded by the coding sequence ATGGCCCTGTTCTCCCGCGCTCTGGCGCGCCGCACCGTCCTCCTTGGCGCGCTGTCCCTGCTCGCTCCCTTCACCCATGCGGAACGCCCGCGCGTCGTCCTCGGCGACGTCGAGCGTGGCCCGCTGATCGAGGAGATCGCCCTCAACGGCACGGCGACCGCACAACGGCGCTCCGACGTATCGGTGTCGATTGCCGGTCTGGTTGCCGAACGCACGGCCGACACCGGAGAACGCATCTCGCAGGGCGATCTGCTGCTGCGTCTCGACGACGAACTGGCGAAACTCGAGCACGACAGCGTGCGGGCCCAGGTGCGCGAGGCCGAGAGCCGTCTGGCCGAGGCGCGCCGGCTGCTCGAGGAAGGCCGCTCGGCGCGCGGCGGGCGCGTGATTGCCACCACCGAGGTGGAACGCCGTTCGAGTGAGGTCGACATCTCGGGATCTGCGCTCGCCCGCGCACGTGCCGAAGAGGCGCTGCAGGCCGCGCGGCTGCGCCGCCATGAGCTGCACGCACCGTTCGATGCCATCGTGGCGGCACGCAGGGTCGACGCCGGTCAGTGGGTGCAGCCGGGCGATGCGGTGTTCACACTGGTCAACGTCGATGATCTGCTGCTCGACTTTCAGGTGCCGCAACACGCGCTGCACCTGCTGGGCGACTCGGCCCGGCTGCTCGTCGATCGCCCGGACGGCGAGCCGATGCCGACCGAGATCGCGACCTGGCTGCCGGTCGCCGATGCGCGTGCGCGCACCTTCCTGCTGCGCGCGCGACCGCCCGAAGCGGCGCGCATCGTGCCGGGCATGTCGGTGTCCGCCACGCTGCGCCTGGTGCGCGACGAGGACATGCTGTCGATCTCGCGCGACGCGATCAACCGCTACCCGGACGGGCGCGTGACGGTGTGGATCGCCGAGCCCACCGATGAAGACGATGTGTTCGAGGTGCGCGAGCAACGCATCACGGAAGCCGGAAGCGCGGAGGGCCGCGTGTTCGTCGCCGACGGCCTGGAGGGCGACGAGCGCATCGTCACGCGCGGCAACGAATCGCTGCAGCCCGGCGCCGAAGTCGTCGCCACGGACGACTAG
- a CDS encoding DUF6498-containing protein produces the protein MATAARVVTRACRSHSGSILCSGIHSRPCPALRSRTPAPRHAMTPSARNLILANAATLGLAVTLEWDIGWLMRPFWMQSVIIGVYAYRRMMSLRDFTTKGLMSNKQPVPETEAGKRSTARFFALHFGAFHAGYLAFLVSEHTVTAPIELLALAGCGLSFLFSQRQTFEAQHAADLQGRPNLGKLMFLPYVRIVPMHLGIIFGASLDGGVMVLTGFVVLKTIADLALDHADRRMAVEKAAGAERA, from the coding sequence GTGGCGACTGCGGCCCGCGTTGTGACCCGGGCTTGCCGTTCGCATTCTGGAAGCATCCTCTGTTCGGGTATACATTCCCGACCGTGCCCTGCCCTTCGATCCCGCACGCCTGCGCCGAGACACGCGATGACCCCGTCCGCACGCAACCTGATCCTCGCCAACGCCGCGACGCTCGGCCTGGCGGTGACGTTGGAGTGGGACATCGGCTGGCTGATGAGGCCGTTCTGGATGCAGAGCGTGATCATCGGCGTGTATGCCTACCGGCGCATGATGTCGTTGCGCGACTTCACCACCAAGGGGCTCATGTCGAACAAGCAGCCGGTGCCGGAAACGGAAGCGGGCAAGCGGTCGACGGCGCGCTTCTTCGCGCTGCATTTTGGGGCGTTCCATGCGGGCTATCTGGCGTTTCTGGTCAGCGAACACACGGTCACCGCCCCCATCGAACTGCTGGCGTTGGCCGGCTGCGGGCTGTCCTTCCTGTTCTCGCAGCGCCAGACCTTCGAAGCGCAGCATGCGGCCGATCTGCAGGGGCGCCCGAACCTGGGCAAGCTGATGTTCCTGCCCTATGTGCGCATCGTGCCGATGCACCTGGGCATCATCTTCGGGGCGTCACTCGACGGCGGCGTGATGGTGTTGACGGGCTTCGTGGTGCTCAAGACGATCGCCGATCTGGCGCTGGACCATGCGGATCGGCGCATGGCGGTAGAGAAGGCAGCAGGCGCGGAAAGGGCTTGA